A portion of the Vreelandella subglaciescola genome contains these proteins:
- the bioD gene encoding dethiobiotin synthase has protein sequence MSTYFVTGTNTDAGKTLVTSALLYAARRRDYSTLGLKPVASGSDVTESGLRNADALALQAHSAPPVAYSTVNPFAFAPAIAPHLAAAEAGRPLSAAAIIDALRQTLKQTPRDFTLVEGAGGWRVPLNADEDFSELAAGLKLPVILTVGLTLGCLNHARLSAEAIAADGLRLVGWVGSAIDPAFSADTPRFTANLELLERKLGAPCLGIIPHLKAPSAEAASTYLTLQELQ, from the coding sequence ATGAGCACCTATTTTGTTACCGGCACCAACACCGATGCGGGCAAAACGCTGGTGACCAGCGCGCTGCTCTATGCGGCGCGGCGCCGCGATTACTCCACCCTCGGGTTAAAGCCCGTGGCCTCGGGCAGCGACGTAACCGAAAGCGGGCTGCGCAACGCCGACGCGCTGGCGCTGCAGGCGCACAGTGCCCCGCCGGTAGCGTATAGCACCGTCAATCCGTTTGCCTTTGCTCCGGCCATTGCCCCGCATCTGGCCGCCGCAGAGGCCGGCCGCCCGCTCAGCGCCGCCGCCATTATTGATGCGCTCAGGCAAACCCTAAAACAGACGCCGCGAGATTTTACTCTGGTAGAAGGCGCCGGCGGCTGGCGGGTTCCGCTCAACGCCGATGAGGATTTTTCTGAGCTGGCCGCCGGGCTCAAGCTGCCGGTGATCCTTACCGTGGGGCTGACGCTTGGCTGCCTGAATCACGCCCGGCTCAGCGCCGAAGCTATCGCCGCCGACGGCCTCAGGCTTGTCGGCTGGGTGGGCAGCGCGATTGACCCCGCGTTCAGCGCCGACACGCCGCGCTTCACTGCCAACCTTGAGCTGCTGGAGCGCAAGCTGGGCGCGCCCTGTCTGGGCATTATTCCTCACCTTAAAGCGCCCTCCGCCGAGGCGGCATCAACGTATTTGACCTTACAGGAACTGCAATGA
- a CDS encoding alpha/beta fold hydrolase — MSTALRLTLLSGWGVDSRIWQSLAPHWPEGVNVTTPNWPGYSLSRDETSTRADTTPALVEPASLTATADAMTDKLAPDSVWVGWSLGGLLATALTAHLPAPQGLILLGAGAHFCTAGGVTPDALADFTRAFERSPTATWRHFLRWQTRGEPSPSAAFRELSSLLGSTPPADTATLAAGLGWLSTLDNRERLAALPCPVTHLAGKNDPLLGAEPQAERLVTRLTQAGHCPMVSQPAALVEVLHRLAAGMTTRPVEAS, encoded by the coding sequence ATGAGTACCGCGTTACGCTTGACGCTGCTTTCCGGCTGGGGCGTGGATTCGCGCATTTGGCAATCGCTCGCCCCACATTGGCCGGAAGGCGTCAACGTTACTACGCCCAACTGGCCGGGGTATTCTTTATCACGGGACGAAACTTCAACACGGGCCGACACCACGCCCGCGCTTGTCGAACCGGCCAGCCTGACCGCCACCGCTGACGCCATGACCGATAAGTTGGCGCCAGACAGCGTTTGGGTCGGCTGGTCGCTCGGCGGGCTTTTAGCAACTGCGCTGACCGCGCATCTGCCCGCCCCGCAAGGGCTGATTCTGCTGGGCGCCGGCGCGCACTTTTGCACGGCGGGCGGCGTCACGCCCGACGCCCTTGCCGACTTCACCCGCGCCTTTGAGCGCTCGCCCACGGCAACGTGGCGGCATTTTTTGCGCTGGCAAACTCGCGGCGAGCCTTCGCCCAGCGCGGCTTTTCGTGAGCTGAGCAGCCTGCTGGGCAGCACTCCGCCGGCAGATACGGCCACCCTTGCCGCGGGGCTTGGCTGGCTAAGCACGCTGGATAACCGCGAGCGGCTGGCCGCCTTGCCCTGCCCTGTAACGCATCTGGCGGGGAAAAACGATCCGCTATTAGGCGCCGAACCACAGGCCGAGCGGCTTGTCACGCGACTGACCCAGGCCGGGCACTGCCCGATGGTGTCTCAGCCCGCCGCGCTGGTTGAGGTGCTTCACCGGCTAGCCGCCGGTATGACCACGCGCCCCGTGGAGGCATCATGA
- a CDS encoding methyltransferase domain-containing protein encodes MTTLALQRDTPLTTDWQARVARAFSRAAPRYDELATAQQRIGEGLWQALPTNASSVLDVGCGTGYWTQRLAERYPAARVIGVDIAPGMLDQARNRPTRVDWRQGDAGALPVESASIGLVFSSLALQWCTDMDAVMAEFSRVLAPGGRAVITTLLAGTLEEIAFAWQRPEALLAYKSAAHYGRAAESAGLDVVRQCEHRERYYYPDMRAVMASIKGVGAQVPRPSSSAALTRRDVEAAAARLETRRTPQGLPVSYRCLTLTLERPSTPE; translated from the coding sequence ATGACCACGCTTGCTTTGCAACGCGATACACCGCTAACGACCGACTGGCAGGCGCGGGTTGCCCGGGCGTTTTCTCGCGCCGCGCCGCGCTACGACGAGCTGGCCACCGCTCAGCAGCGCATCGGCGAGGGGCTGTGGCAGGCGCTCCCGACTAACGCGTCAAGCGTATTGGACGTGGGCTGCGGCACCGGCTACTGGACCCAGCGCCTGGCCGAGCGCTACCCGGCCGCCCGCGTTATCGGCGTGGATATCGCCCCCGGCATGCTGGATCAGGCACGAAACCGCCCGACCCGCGTTGACTGGCGCCAGGGCGATGCCGGCGCGCTGCCCGTTGAGAGCGCGAGTATCGGGCTGGTGTTTTCCAGCCTTGCGCTGCAGTGGTGCACCGATATGGACGCCGTGATGGCCGAATTTTCCCGGGTGCTCGCCCCCGGCGGGCGGGCGGTTATCACCACGCTGCTTGCCGGCACGCTCGAAGAAATCGCCTTTGCCTGGCAGCGCCCCGAGGCGCTTTTGGCTTATAAAAGCGCCGCCCACTATGGCCGCGCCGCCGAATCCGCCGGGCTTGATGTGGTGCGCCAATGCGAGCACCGCGAACGCTACTACTACCCCGATATGCGCGCGGTGATGGCCTCGATCAAGGGCGTGGGCGCACAGGTGCCGCGTCCCAGTTCCAGCGCTGCGCTGACTCGCCGCGACGTCGAGGCCGCCGCCGCCCGGCTGGAAACGCGCCGCACCCCGCAGGGGCTGCCGGTCAGTTACCGCTGCCTGACGCTGACGCTGGAACGGCCATCAACCCCGGAGTAA
- the bioF gene encoding 8-amino-7-oxononanoate synthase produces MPEPVSATASESVANTTPWPERLATARHEREGAQRWRRRRVNHGAALDFAGNDYLGLALDPRVAEAAAVGARRFGAGAGASHLVSGHLAVHEALENALAEWLGRERVLLFSTGYMTNLGVLQALADGETAVFQDRLNHASLIDGATLAGARSRRFHHRDSSDLERLLARSRAAHRLIVSDGVFSMDGDVADVHALANAARRYQAWLMIDDAHGIGVLGEHGGGCSEGMGSAEVPVLVGTLGKALGTGGAFVAGDAALIDHVTQFARSYVYTTAQPPAVASATLKALEIVRSEPEHRARLNANIATFRREAQRLGLPLADSTTPIQPLMLGDEARTLRWATSLERAGIAVGAIRPPTVPLGQARLRITLSARHTQHDIARLLDGLAQCQREVAP; encoded by the coding sequence GTGCCTGAGCCCGTCTCTGCAACAGCGTCCGAATCAGTAGCGAACACAACGCCCTGGCCCGAACGCCTGGCCACCGCGCGCCATGAGCGCGAAGGCGCCCAGCGCTGGCGCCGCCGGCGGGTTAACCACGGCGCGGCGCTGGATTTTGCCGGCAACGACTATCTGGGGCTCGCGCTGGATCCGCGCGTCGCCGAGGCCGCGGCCGTGGGCGCACGCCGCTTTGGCGCAGGCGCAGGCGCTTCGCATCTGGTTAGCGGCCATTTGGCCGTCCACGAGGCGCTGGAAAACGCTCTGGCCGAGTGGCTCGGCCGCGAACGGGTATTGCTGTTTTCCACCGGCTACATGACCAACCTCGGCGTGCTTCAGGCGCTGGCCGACGGCGAGACAGCGGTGTTTCAAGACCGCCTCAATCACGCCTCGCTGATCGACGGTGCGACGCTTGCCGGCGCGCGTTCCCGGCGTTTTCATCACCGCGACAGCAGCGATCTGGAGCGCCTGCTTGCCCGCAGCCGCGCCGCGCACCGGCTGATCGTCAGCGACGGCGTGTTCAGCATGGACGGCGACGTCGCCGACGTTCACGCACTGGCCAACGCGGCCCGCCGGTACCAAGCTTGGCTGATGATCGACGACGCCCACGGCATCGGCGTGCTCGGCGAGCACGGCGGCGGCTGTAGCGAAGGCATGGGCAGTGCTGAGGTGCCGGTATTGGTCGGCACGCTGGGCAAAGCGCTGGGCACCGGCGGCGCCTTTGTCGCCGGAGACGCCGCGCTGATCGACCACGTCACCCAGTTCGCACGTAGCTACGTGTACACCACCGCCCAGCCGCCGGCAGTGGCCAGCGCTACTCTCAAAGCGCTTGAGATTGTGCGCAGTGAACCCGAACACCGTGCCCGCCTTAACGCCAACATCGCCACCTTTCGCCGCGAAGCCCAGCGTTTGGGTCTGCCGCTGGCCGATTCAACCACGCCGATTCAGCCGCTGATGCTGGGTGACGAGGCGCGCACGCTGCGCTGGGCCACCAGCCTTGAGCGTGCGGGCATTGCCGTGGGTGCTATTCGCCCGCCCACCGTGCCTTTGGGGCAGGCGCGACTGCGCATTACGCTCAGCGCGCGGCATACCCAACACGATATTGCACGGCTGCTCGATGGCCTTGCGCAGTGCCAGCGCGAGGTGGCGCCATGA
- a CDS encoding tRNA-uridine aminocarboxypropyltransferase, producing the protein MQREEHPQPVRGEFKARGSFVVRCDECNLPALNCLCPYRVSAKSRAQIWLITHRMEHYKPTNTGRLIGDVLEETRVFTWHRTDPDPTLLALLDDSRYAPFVVFPDDQPDYDSGRVVGIDAVTGAQAAGKVAVYILLDGTWRQARRIFRKSPYLDRLPVLPLRTTRETRYRLRKPASIDHLCTAEVAAELLRQGGDANAADVLDDYFDAFNQSYAASRGHRKIETPSPAMQRLLARQHLVQE; encoded by the coding sequence ATGCAGCGTGAGGAACATCCTCAGCCGGTACGCGGCGAGTTCAAGGCGCGGGGCAGCTTTGTGGTGCGCTGTGATGAGTGCAACCTGCCGGCGCTGAACTGCCTGTGCCCGTATCGAGTCAGTGCCAAAAGCCGTGCTCAGATATGGTTGATTACCCACCGCATGGAGCACTACAAGCCGACCAATACCGGCCGGCTGATTGGCGATGTGCTGGAGGAGACGCGGGTGTTTACCTGGCACCGCACCGATCCCGACCCAACGCTTCTGGCGTTGCTGGATGATTCGCGCTACGCGCCCTTTGTGGTGTTTCCCGACGACCAGCCCGACTACGATAGCGGGCGCGTGGTGGGCATTGACGCGGTAACAGGCGCGCAGGCGGCGGGTAAAGTGGCGGTGTATATCCTGCTGGATGGCACCTGGCGTCAGGCGCGGCGGATTTTTCGCAAAAGCCCCTATCTGGATCGATTGCCGGTACTGCCGCTGCGCACCACACGCGAAACCCGCTATCGGCTGCGCAAACCGGCCTCCATCGATCACCTGTGCACGGCGGAAGTGGCCGCAGAGCTTCTACGCCAGGGCGGCGACGCCAATGCCGCCGACGTGCTCGACGACTACTTTGATGCCTTCAACCAAAGCTACGCGGCCAGCCGTGGCCACCGTAAGATCGAAACGCCAAGCCCCGCCATGCAGCGGCTGCTGGCGCGGCAACATCTTGTTCAGGAGTGA
- a CDS encoding CIA30 family protein produces the protein MSSVCFSRLAADEAQTEAGRWYAVNDGVMGGVSKSGFHVAEGEGRFVGETSLDNGGGFASVRREPEAFERTLASAEGIALRVYGDGRTYQLRLKSHTLGDTSAYRVAFTPDAGEWQTLRFGWGEFEAVHRGKRLVQAPALSPETIYQLGLLIADRQAGAFCLRLSHIEAIA, from the coding sequence ATGAGTAGCGTATGTTTTTCACGCCTTGCCGCTGATGAAGCCCAAACCGAGGCCGGGCGCTGGTATGCGGTGAATGATGGGGTCATGGGCGGCGTATCGAAAAGCGGCTTTCACGTCGCGGAGGGCGAAGGGCGCTTTGTGGGTGAAACCTCGCTGGACAACGGCGGCGGGTTTGCCTCGGTGCGCCGCGAACCCGAGGCCTTTGAACGCACGCTGGCTTCTGCCGAGGGTATCGCCCTGCGCGTATATGGCGACGGGCGCACCTATCAGCTGCGCCTGAAGAGCCACACACTGGGGGATACCAGCGCCTACCGCGTGGCGTTTACCCCGGACGCAGGGGAATGGCAAACCCTGCGCTTCGGGTGGGGCGAGTTTGAAGCCGTGCACCGCGGTAAGCGTCTGGTTCAGGCGCCGGCGCTGTCGCCCGAGACGATTTATCAGCTCGGCCTGTTGATTGCCGACCGCCAAGCCGGAGCGTTCTGTCTGCGCCTGAGCCACATTGAAGCGATAGCGTAA
- the aceK gene encoding bifunctional isocitrate dehydrogenase kinase/phosphatase: MKLSAAYRLAATVLHGFDEYRTRFQAITGDARRRFRDAAWQETQQANAGRINLYKEKVDDTLGRLQRTFNQDVLAHCDYWREARSRYAELISHRLDYELAETFFNSLFCSIFHHRHIRNDWMFVYSSREDAPRRSGIELCRRQSVNDDWQAALVWALTEAPLDNPFADAEEDAALGAEFLREHLPDAILQAENAEIELLHSVFYRNKGAYLVGRIRGGGEQVPLILPVLHGEDGEERSGIACLHLDTVLIEPDEVSILFSFTRAYFQVDVPVPNEFVGYLQTLMPQKSESELYAAIGFFKHGKTAFFRALNHQVARRDDRFIIAPGVRGMVMAVFVLPSHQTVFKIIKDRFDPAKDVTHDQVREKYRLVKRHDRVGRMADTQEFSNFIARQDHFDPDCLAHLLEVAPSTVALKGDKVIIRHCYTERLMTPLNLYLKDCDEAEQLTILKDYGNAIKQLAAANIFPGDMLLKNFGVTRHGRVIFYDYDEISYLTDCHFRAIPKPSHPEQELAGEPWFSIGPNDIFPEEFGPFLIANPTRREQFYRLHPEIFDPAYWQGLQQDIRAGRVIDVYPYRNKQRFNGARAALIH, from the coding sequence GTGAAACTTTCCGCCGCCTATCGCCTTGCCGCCACCGTACTCCACGGCTTTGACGAATATCGCACGCGCTTTCAGGCCATTACCGGCGACGCCCGCCGGCGCTTTCGCGACGCCGCCTGGCAGGAAACCCAGCAGGCCAACGCCGGGCGTATCAACCTGTACAAAGAGAAAGTCGACGACACTCTGGGGCGCCTGCAGCGCACCTTCAATCAGGACGTGCTGGCCCACTGTGACTACTGGCGTGAAGCGCGCAGCCGCTACGCCGAGCTAATCAGCCATCGGCTGGACTACGAACTGGCCGAGACGTTTTTCAACTCGCTGTTTTGCTCGATCTTTCATCACCGCCACATCCGCAACGACTGGATGTTTGTGTACAGCTCTCGGGAAGATGCCCCGCGCCGCTCGGGCATTGAGCTGTGCCGGCGCCAGTCGGTCAATGACGACTGGCAGGCCGCGCTGGTTTGGGCGTTAACCGAGGCACCGCTGGACAATCCATTCGCCGACGCGGAAGAAGACGCCGCGCTGGGTGCCGAATTTTTGCGCGAGCACCTGCCCGACGCTATTTTGCAGGCAGAAAATGCCGAGATCGAGCTGCTGCACAGCGTGTTCTACCGCAACAAGGGCGCGTATCTGGTGGGGCGCATTCGCGGCGGCGGCGAGCAGGTGCCGCTGATCCTGCCGGTGCTGCACGGCGAGGACGGCGAGGAACGCAGCGGCATCGCTTGTTTGCATCTGGATACCGTGCTGATCGAACCCGACGAAGTCTCGATTCTGTTTTCGTTTACCCGCGCCTACTTTCAGGTCGACGTGCCGGTACCTAACGAGTTCGTGGGCTACCTGCAGACGTTGATGCCGCAAAAATCCGAAAGCGAACTGTACGCCGCCATCGGTTTTTTCAAACACGGCAAGACTGCGTTTTTCCGCGCGCTCAATCATCAGGTGGCCCGGCGCGACGACCGCTTTATCATCGCGCCGGGGGTGCGCGGCATGGTGATGGCGGTATTTGTGCTGCCGTCGCACCAGACGGTGTTCAAGATCATCAAGGACAGGTTTGATCCGGCCAAGGACGTGACCCACGATCAGGTGCGCGAAAAATATCGCCTGGTCAAACGCCACGACCGCGTGGGGCGCATGGCCGATACTCAGGAATTCTCCAACTTTATTGCCCGCCAGGATCACTTTGACCCCGACTGCCTGGCGCACCTGCTCGAAGTTGCACCCTCCACGGTGGCGCTGAAAGGCGACAAGGTGATTATCCGCCACTGCTACACCGAACGCCTGATGACGCCGCTCAACCTTTACCTGAAAGACTGTGACGAAGCCGAGCAGCTGACGATTCTCAAAGACTACGGCAATGCCATCAAACAGCTGGCGGCGGCCAACATCTTTCCCGGCGATATGCTGCTGAAAAACTTTGGCGTCACCCGCCACGGGCGCGTGATTTTTTACGATTACGACGAAATCAGCTACCTCACCGACTGCCATTTTCGCGCGATTCCCAAGCCGAGCCACCCCGAGCAGGAACTCGCTGGCGAGCCGTGGTTTTCAATCGGCCCGAACGATATTTTCCCCGAAGAATTCGGGCCGTTCCTGATCGCCAACCCCACCCGCCGCGAGCAGTTTTATCGCCTGCACCCGGAAATTTTCGACCCGGCCTACTGGCAGGGCCTGCAGCAGGACATTCGCGCCGGCCGGGTGATCGACGTTTATCCGTATCGCAACAAACAGCGGTTTAACGGCGCCCGGGCGGCGCTGATACACTGA
- a CDS encoding bile acid:sodium symporter family protein yields the protein MRYFERFNRLFPVWAVLLAVVAAVVPDWFTGLAGQIKLLLMVIMFAMGLTLSGSDFARVVKSPAPIAVGVVLQFLIMPLAALAISRVLSLSPELTVGMVLVGATAGGTSSNVMTWLAGGRVALSVSMTMVSTLISVVATPLLTLLLVGKSVDVPAAGMLLSIAQLVVGPIVMGVVVHHLLGKRIKAVEPALASLAMLSIVLIIAIVVALNADRLATLGPIVALAVIAHNGVGLAGGYALAKAMRFDERTARTIAFEVGLQNSGLAVALANQFFTAGAALPGALFSVWHNVSGSLLAGWWKRRPLSGEGELAGETSRPVTR from the coding sequence ATGCGGTATTTCGAGCGTTTTAATCGACTTTTCCCCGTGTGGGCGGTGCTGTTGGCCGTGGTGGCCGCAGTGGTGCCCGATTGGTTTACAGGGTTGGCGGGGCAGATCAAGCTGCTGCTGATGGTGATCATGTTCGCGATGGGACTGACGCTCTCGGGCAGTGATTTTGCCCGCGTGGTGAAATCTCCCGCGCCGATTGCGGTTGGCGTGGTCTTGCAGTTTTTGATCATGCCGCTGGCGGCATTGGCCATCTCCCGCGTGCTTTCCTTGTCGCCGGAACTGACCGTGGGAATGGTGCTGGTGGGGGCTACCGCCGGCGGCACATCGTCCAACGTCATGACCTGGCTTGCCGGCGGGCGGGTCGCGCTGTCGGTCTCGATGACGATGGTCTCGACGCTGATTTCCGTGGTGGCCACGCCGCTTTTAACCCTGCTACTGGTCGGGAAAAGTGTGGATGTGCCGGCCGCGGGGATGCTTTTGAGTATCGCGCAGCTGGTGGTCGGCCCCATTGTGATGGGCGTTGTGGTGCATCATCTGCTGGGCAAGCGCATCAAGGCGGTAGAGCCTGCGCTAGCGAGTTTGGCGATGCTCTCCATCGTGTTGATTATTGCCATTGTGGTGGCTTTGAATGCAGATCGTTTGGCCACGCTGGGCCCGATTGTGGCGCTGGCTGTCATTGCCCACAACGGCGTGGGGCTGGCGGGCGGCTATGCGTTGGCGAAAGCCATGCGCTTTGATGAGCGTACCGCCCGCACGATTGCCTTTGAGGTCGGGTTGCAAAACTCTGGCCTGGCCGTCGCGCTTGCCAACCAGTTTTTCACCGCCGGCGCGGCCTTGCCGGGAGCGCTTTTCTCGGTCTGGCATAACGTTTCCGGCTCTTTGCTCGCCGGGTGGTGGAAGCGCCGCCCCTTGTCAGGAGAAGGCGAGTTGGCGGGAGAAACGTCGCGTCCTGTGACTCGCTAG
- the bioA gene encoding adenosylmethionine--8-amino-7-oxononanoate transaminase: protein MTSPVWHPYQRLNHSSNPAPKPPKVVGGDGAYFELEGGEWLLDACCSWWCMIHGYRHPRLVQAITDQAQTLCHVMLAGLTHDPAEQLARELVRITPEGLNHVFFIDSGSVGMEVAMKMALQYHILTDRPEKTRMLALKRGYHGDTSGCMAVCDPDNGMHRLFSPLLPQHHFAPAPTAPFDAAPDDVEGDLAALREVLERHHHEIAALLMEPLLQAAGGLNMTSPHYLRGARALCDEFNVLLVFDEVATGFGRTGKLFAANHADVTPDIMVLSKGLTGGYIGHAATLATDRVHDAFRGDSDIHAFMHGPTFMGNPLACRVALESLRVFEEDDYLGKIARLSEVLTRELKDDAALNACDAVADVRVLGAAAVIEVHDASALDGVREFARERGVWLRAFGRWMYTMPAYITSENDLQKITNVMKAWFSSGLADQR from the coding sequence ATGACTTCCCCCGTCTGGCACCCCTACCAGCGCCTGAACCATTCCTCCAACCCGGCCCCTAAACCACCCAAGGTAGTCGGCGGCGACGGCGCCTACTTCGAGTTGGAAGGCGGCGAGTGGCTGCTCGACGCCTGCTGCTCGTGGTGGTGCATGATCCACGGCTATCGTCACCCGCGCCTTGTTCAGGCCATTACCGACCAGGCGCAAACGCTGTGCCACGTGATGCTCGCCGGGCTTACCCACGACCCCGCCGAGCAGCTTGCCCGTGAATTGGTGCGCATTACGCCCGAGGGGCTGAACCACGTGTTTTTCATCGACAGCGGTTCGGTGGGCATGGAAGTGGCGATGAAAATGGCGCTGCAGTATCACATCCTCACCGATCGTCCGGAAAAGACGCGCATGCTGGCACTCAAGCGCGGCTACCACGGCGATACCAGCGGCTGCATGGCGGTGTGCGACCCGGACAACGGCATGCACCGGCTGTTCAGCCCGCTTTTGCCACAGCACCACTTCGCCCCGGCGCCAACCGCCCCTTTTGATGCTGCCCCCGACGACGTCGAGGGCGACCTTGCCGCCCTGCGCGAAGTGCTCGAGCGCCACCATCACGAAATTGCCGCGCTGCTGATGGAGCCGTTGCTGCAGGCCGCCGGCGGGCTGAACATGACCTCGCCGCACTACCTGCGCGGCGCCCGCGCGCTATGCGACGAGTTCAACGTGCTGCTGGTATTTGATGAAGTGGCCACCGGCTTTGGCCGCACCGGCAAGCTGTTTGCCGCCAACCACGCCGACGTGACGCCGGATATCATGGTGCTCTCCAAGGGGCTGACCGGCGGCTACATCGGCCACGCCGCGACGCTTGCCACCGACCGCGTCCACGACGCCTTCAGGGGCGACAGCGACATCCACGCCTTTATGCACGGCCCCACCTTTATGGGCAATCCGCTGGCCTGCCGCGTGGCGCTCGAGAGCCTGCGGGTGTTTGAGGAAGACGACTATCTGGGCAAGATCGCCCGGCTGAGCGAGGTATTAACCCGCGAGCTGAAGGACGACGCCGCACTTAACGCCTGTGACGCCGTGGCCGACGTTCGCGTGCTCGGCGCCGCCGCGGTGATCGAAGTCCACGACGCTAGCGCGCTTGACGGCGTGCGCGAGTTTGCCCGGGAACGCGGCGTCTGGCTGCGCGCCTTCGGCCGCTGGATGTACACCATGCCCGCCTACATCACTAGCGAAAACGACCTGCAAAAAATCACCAACGTGATGAAGGCGTGGTTTTCATCCGGCCTCGCGGACCAACGCTAA
- the bioB gene encoding biotin synthase BioB, producing the protein MTETAAPRNDWTLEQINALFTLPFNDLLFDAQKIHREHFEPNAVQISTLLSIKTGACPEDCKYCPQSGHYNTQLEKEKLMAVDKVVTQARAAKEAGASRFCMGAAWKSPRERDMPAVEEMVRQVKTLGLETCMTLGSVDNAQAGRLAEAGLDYYNHNLDTSPEYYGEIITTRTFGERLETLDHVRGAGMKVCTGGILGMGESDRDRSALLQQLASLSPHPESVPINMLVKVPGTPLENVEDMDPLEFVRAIAVARIMMPKSHVRLSAGRENMSEPTQALAFMAGANSIFYGDKLLTTDNPQADLDRALFAKLGLHPETRETCESEALHDERLARQAHAAKADALAVDASA; encoded by the coding sequence ATGACCGAGACCGCCGCGCCACGCAATGACTGGACCCTTGAACAGATCAATGCCCTGTTCACCCTGCCGTTCAACGACCTGCTGTTTGACGCTCAGAAGATACACCGCGAACACTTCGAGCCCAACGCGGTGCAAATCTCCACGCTGCTGTCGATCAAGACCGGCGCCTGCCCCGAAGACTGCAAATACTGCCCCCAGTCCGGCCACTACAATACCCAGCTGGAAAAGGAAAAACTGATGGCGGTGGACAAGGTGGTGACCCAGGCGCGCGCCGCCAAGGAAGCCGGCGCGAGCCGCTTCTGCATGGGGGCGGCTTGGAAAAGCCCCCGCGAGCGCGATATGCCGGCGGTCGAGGAAATGGTCCGCCAGGTGAAGACGCTGGGGCTTGAAACCTGCATGACGCTGGGCAGCGTGGACAACGCTCAGGCTGGCCGGCTGGCCGAGGCCGGGCTTGACTACTACAACCACAACCTCGACACCTCGCCGGAGTACTACGGCGAGATCATCACCACCCGCACCTTCGGCGAACGGCTGGAAACCCTCGACCACGTGCGCGGCGCGGGTATGAAGGTGTGCACCGGCGGGATTCTGGGCATGGGCGAAAGCGATCGCGACCGCAGCGCGCTGCTGCAACAGCTGGCCAGCCTCTCCCCGCACCCGGAGTCGGTGCCCATCAATATGCTGGTCAAGGTGCCGGGCACGCCGCTGGAAAACGTCGAAGACATGGACCCGCTGGAGTTTGTCCGCGCCATTGCTGTAGCGCGCATCATGATGCCGAAAAGCCATGTGCGCCTTTCCGCCGGGCGCGAGAACATGAGCGAGCCCACTCAGGCGCTGGCCTTCATGGCCGGGGCCAACTCGATCTTTTACGGCGACAAACTGCTGACCACCGACAACCCCCAGGCCGACCTCGACCGCGCGCTGTTTGCCAAACTCGGGCTGCACCCCGAAACCCGCGAGACCTGCGAAAGCGAAGCGCTTCACGACGAACGCCTTGCTCGGCAGGCGCATGCGGCCAAAGCCGACGCCTTAGCGGTGGATGCCAGTGCCTGA
- a CDS encoding SIR2 family NAD-dependent protein deacylase has product MTQTPHLVVFSGSGISAESGIETFRASDGLWANHAVEDVATPEGFRRDPGRVLEFYNRRREQVRRARPNAAHKALAGLEQAGFRVSIITQNIDDLHERAGSKSVLHLHGEILTARSSVDARMRYPLPRGGIALGDLCDMGSQLRPDVVWFGEPVPLFDEACALVEEADFLLVVGTSLAVMPAALLLDYLNVEVPCALVDPNARALSPPGVQPLSATAGEGVPALTRQWQREGQLALVREAG; this is encoded by the coding sequence ATGACCCAGACGCCGCATCTGGTGGTGTTCAGCGGTTCGGGCATCAGCGCTGAAAGCGGCATCGAGACGTTCCGCGCCAGCGACGGCCTGTGGGCAAACCACGCCGTTGAAGACGTGGCCACGCCCGAGGGCTTTCGCCGCGACCCCGGCCGCGTGCTCGAATTTTACAACCGCCGCCGCGAGCAGGTGCGCCGTGCCCGGCCCAACGCTGCGCATAAGGCGCTCGCCGGGCTTGAGCAGGCCGGGTTTCGCGTCAGCATCATCACCCAGAATATCGATGACCTGCACGAGCGCGCCGGCTCTAAAAGCGTGTTGCACCTGCACGGCGAGATTTTAACCGCCCGCTCAAGCGTCGATGCGCGCATGCGCTATCCGCTGCCCAGGGGCGGCATTGCGCTGGGTGACCTGTGCGACATGGGCAGCCAGCTGCGCCCCGACGTGGTCTGGTTCGGCGAGCCCGTGCCGTTGTTTGACGAGGCCTGTGCGCTGGTCGAAGAGGCGGATTTTCTGCTGGTGGTAGGCACGTCGCTGGCCGTTATGCCGGCGGCGTTGCTGCTTGACTACCTCAACGTGGAGGTTCCCTGCGCGCTGGTGGACCCCAACGCCCGTGCGTTAAGCCCGCCCGGCGTGCAGCCGCTCAGCGCGACCGCGGGCGAGGGCGTGCCCGCGCTTACCCGCCAGTGGCAGCGCGAGGGTCAATTAGCGTTGGTCCGCGAGGCCGGATGA